In Chryseobacterium sp. C-71, the genomic window GTGTAAGCTCAAAAAATCTAAATAAAAAATTTGAAAAAAAGAGGAAAGATATAATCACTGATCACTTTCTTTTAGATGAAATTTATGATCGATGTTTGAAGACATTTTTAGAAACGTTATATTGTAATAGATTTTTTCCTCCTCACAATCGATACACTAAAATTACTGTAGATATTTATTTATTAGATGAATACGAAGATTATTTGGTTGACCCAATATCTTTTGTTATGGAAGAAAATGGATATCCGTTAATGAATATTAAAGATATATTTACAATGTGTAAAAAATCTTTAATCACTTCTGCAGGCCGTAATATTGATGGAGAATATATCGCAGAAGTTATTGCTGAGAAAACTATTTGAAATGAAAAATCCGTTTGATGTGAAAACCCCAGAAGGAATATCAGCTGAAGATGCACACGAACTATTTGTCGATGTGTTTACTGATTTTTATCAAGTAAATAAAATAGGTCATGCATTTTTAAATGGACCACGTGGATCTGGAAAAAGTATGATGTTTAGATACATGATGCCAGATTGTCAAAAACTTAGTAAAAATTCATCATTAAAAGAAATTGATTATTTTTCTTTGTATGTTCCATTTAAGCTAACAGATATTAACTATGTCGAGTTAGAAAGGTTTAAGCAAAATTCAAATATTTTTATTAATGAACATCTGCTTACAACTTTTGTTACTTCAAAATGTTTTGTTAGCCTATTAAAATATGAGGATGAGATAAATGCTTGTTTTAGCGAGATTGAATATTTTTATAACAATACTTTTTTGTGGCATGTAGAAATTTCTGGAGCTGAAATTGACAAATACAAGAAAAAATTTAATACAGGTATTGAATACATTAAGCAGATTGTTAGTATTTTGGATTCAATGTTAATTATTTGCAAAAATTATTGTAAAAGATCTTTGATTCCAGATAGTAGGGAAGATTATAATGGGCCATTATGTAATTACTTAGATTTTCTTTATCCTCTTCTATTAGAATTAAAAAAATTATCATTTATGCCTCAAGATCGGGCTATATTTATATTAGCTGATGATGCTGGATATTTGAATGAAACTCAAACTAAAATATTAAATACTTGGGTTTCTTATAGAACTTCCGACTCTGTAAGTATTAAAATTTCAACACAATTAGATTATAAAAGCTACTTAACCATTACTAATAAAACTATAGATTCACCTCACGACTATTCAAAAGTTAATATTGCAACAATTTATACCACATCGAACAATAATTACTATCATAGGATTGAAGATATTGTTACAAGAAGATTGAAAAAATATTTACAATTAGATATTAGTCCTAAAGATTTTTTTCCACCTGATAAGGAACAAGTAAAAAAGATTAAAGAAATTTACGATAAGTTAAAAAATGAATATGAGGACTCAGAAAAAAAGCATACTGCTGGTGATGCCGCAAGGAGATATGCCTCTTCTGAATATTTAAAATTTTTGAAGAATAAACGTTCTGGTTCTACTTTAAATTATGCAGGTTTTAATAATTTAGTTGATATATCGTCTGGTATCATCAGACATTTTCTTGAACCTGCATCAATTATGTTCTCTGAAAACATTTCAAAGAATGGTGCGGAAAATGATGTGAAATTTTTACCAGTAAATATTCAAAATGAAGTAATTCAGAATTATTCTAGAAAATTTTTAGAAGATGAGTTTGAGTCAGTAAAAGAGGTTCATGGTATTAAAGGTGAAAATGAAATATTAAGTAAAGCAGATAAACTTTTTAATATGATCAGTGGTTTAGGTCAGATGTTCCATCGTATATTTGTATCAGAAAAAAAAGAGCGTGTAGTTTTTTCTGTTGCACTATATGATAATCCAGACAGGGAATTAGCTGAGATTATTGATTTGGCTGAACATTATGGTTACATACATCGGAGTTCAATCGGTAATAAAGAAGGAACGGGACGGTGTAAGCTTTACATTTTAAGCCGAACTCTGGCGCCTTACTTTAGGCTTGATCCCAACGGGTTTAAAGGTTATAAATTTATGAATAGTGATATTTTAAAGATTAGTCTCACAGATCCTAAAAAATTTGAGAAAATTGCTAATAAGCAAATTGAAGATTCTCAAGCAAGTGTTCAACAACTAAACCTTTTTGATGACTTATGAAAATAATTGAAAATAATCTTATTGAACATTTAAATGAAATTGACTTATTTATTTGTTCATCAGGTTTTGAAAGTAGGTCTAAAAAAGTTGCGCTATCTCTAAGTCAATCGTTAGTTGCGAAAGCTATTGTCTTTCACATGAGTGACACATATCGGATATCGAACGAACACTTAAGTTTAATTGAGGAACATTTTAATGATATAGAAAAAATTATTTATCCTAAAAATGCTCCTTTGGATACTTTTGACATTTTTTACTCTACTTTAAAAAATGTTTCTCTACTTAATAATAAAGCAAAGCTAAAAACTGTAATTGACATTTCCACTTTCACTCGTGAGATACTACTGATACTTATCAAAGTTCTCTCACTTCCAACGTTTGCTAATTTTGATGTGAAAATAATATACACACCAAATAAATCTTATGCCAACAATTCAAAAAATGCTTGGATGACGAGAGGAGTAAGAGATATCCGTTCAATTGTTGGTTATTCAGGACTATTGTCTCCATCAAAAAAAACAGTATTGATTATTTTAGCAGGTTTTGAAGAAGAAAGAACCGAAAATATTATTGATTCTTTTGAACCATATCACATAATATTAGGAAAACCATCTAAATCTGACTCTATTACTAATGAATTAAGTGAAATAGCTGATAATAAATATAATTTTATAAAGAAGAAGTATGAACATTTAATTGTAGAAGAGTTTGAATTCTCATGCATTTCTTATGAAAATACTTTTAAATCTTTAGATAAAATCATAAAAAAGTTTGCTGGATTCAACTTAATTGTATCACCCCTTAACAATAAAATTTCTACTGTAGGTGTAGCCATGTCTGCTTTAAAAAATGAAGAATTACAAGTGTGCTACGCATCAGCAAATCAATATAATATAGATGCTGAAAATATCGAATGTGATTATTTTATGCTTTTTGACTTGAATTTTTAAAAGATGTTAAGAAATTGATCTATTTGTAATAATTGTGGAAGAATAAATTGTTTATTTTTACTATGATCTCCTGCGCATTATTTAATCCCATATACTTACTGTTTTAGCATTAAAATAATTTATTTTGCAACGGAACTTATCTTTTATAGATTCAAGATATTCTAAACTTTCATCTGAATAAACACCTATATAAACACTTCTAAGAATATTTGCAGCTGGCATTCCTTGATTTGCAGCTTTATTGATTGCGTCGATTATATGTGTGTCGTATTCACCAAAATTGAAACCGAAAACAATCAATGAACCCTCAATGTTTGAAAAGTCATCGTAACAAAAAGCTAGATATTTATTATGCGAAATTTGATTTAATTTTTCTTGTGCATTGCCTGCCGTGACAAATATTGGATATGATTTTGATTCCATACGGTCACTTATTTTTTGTAATAGGTAATGTCTTGAGTCATATTCTTCTTTTACAATTTCAGTTCCTGTATCGAAAATTGGTAATGTTCCGTGTAAATAGAAAATATTTTGCCTGTTTTTATTTTCTCCCCATATCAGATCTGACCATTCGGGCTCTTGTCCTGCTTTAGTTTCTTCTGGATTTAAAAGTTCTCTTCCAAAACCATCAATAGCTATTTTTGACGCATTCCTCATCAATACCCAATACATTAGTAAATCATAATTTGTTGAGTATATTTTCCCTCCCTTTGATAAAAAATTATCTAAAAAAGAGTGGCAAGATTTACTCCTCTCCTCAGCTACAATAAAAACATGTTCGGGATGTAATTCCTTTACGGCCTCAATTAAACTATTTTTTAATGTTGAATTTGCTTCTAGTATTTTACTTATAAATGAGTTATCTATTTCAAAAACTTTTGCAATTTCAACAAAATTATCAAGTTGTTGCATTATCAGTTCGAAGTTTTTTGTATTTGCAACCTTAAATAATTTTTTTAAAAATTCATCATCTGTATTTTCAATAAATGTGCTTAGCGCATTATAAGAGAATATTTTTGGATCGTAGGCCATGCTAAAACCATTTCCAAACAGTAAATGATAACTTCGTTTTCTCTTATCTAAGTAATTTATTACTTGTTCATATGTTTGTAATTCTTCTATTTTCATGATTGTTTTTAATTGTAATTTTTTTAGTAGATAAGCATTTAAGAGATGCAATATTGAAAACCTAAATTATTTTCGAGATACTTTTTAAATTTAGCAGCAGACGTTCCAACAGCATTTACTACTTCTTTCAACACTTCTTTGGTTATGTCAAATTTTTTTGACCAGGGGTCGAGTTCCCACCTCTAGTTCAAATTGACTCTAGCTGCATCTGTTGCTCTTTTACTTAGTCATCACCCATAAAATCTTCTTTGGTTAATAAAAGTAAAAATAGCTATGTTTTTATATCAGATGATTACGGTTTTCCGTAAATACAAAAAAATCCCAACTCTCGTCAGGATTTTTTCTTCTTTTTAGGTTCTGCCTTAAGAATATTATTTTCCTTCATATAAATGGCAAAATCAAATTTTAGAGCGAAAAGAATTTGTGGTTCAATGCCGGCAGCTAAAGATATTCTTATCAATGTTGAGAGTTTAGGAATATTCTCCTTGTTTATTAGTCTATAGACTTGTTTCCGATCAACATTAGCGGCGGCGGCTAAATCAGCGATATCAATATCTTTCTCCTCAATTACTAGTTTTATGTAATCAGCGATTGCAATAAAATATTTATCATCAATATATTTCATTGAATAAAAGTGACATATTTGTCAAAATTATCATTGACAAATATGTCACAAATCAAAATTATTATTATATTTGTAAAATAAGTTACTGAAGTGTAACTTTGCGATACTTCAAAGAAATTTAGAAGCTATTGCTTAGAATCTCATTCTGAAAACTGGTAATTTAAAGTATACGAGAGGATAAGTACAATAGCTCACGACCGCGGCGTGAGCTCTCTTATCTGTATACAAGGTATACCAGTACCTCAGAATGGATATGTAGAGTTTCACGCTGTTTTTATTCCAGCATTCTCATATTCTGCACCCTAAGCCGCTTCCTTAAAATATAGTATCAGACTGCAAGATACAATGGGGTGTACAACTCATTGCGGCTTTTAAAGCTTTTATAGGACACAATTTTCATTCATATTAATTTTTTAAGATGTGCTGGGGCAGGAGGATTTGCTATGTATCTACTGAGGCTTCCTCCCAAGCATTATCGAAATACATTAATTAGGTTAATGCTAAAAACAAGATTGATTTTTAAGAAAGAGATAGTCAAATAAGAACTAACCATAGAAAAAAAATAGCCCTCTTAACACTATGAGTATTGTGGAATTTACGCAGTGTAGAAGAGAGCCTAAAATTTAACGAATTAAATCTATTCAAAAGTATGAAAAAAAACTTTTGCAGCCTGAGTCATATCCAATTGGCTTTTAGCTTCACATTGCTCGCCTCCGGCGTAGCAATAGGGCAGATGCGTGTGATTACAGGCACTGTTACAGATAATACTAATAATAAACCGATTTCAGGGGTAAGTATATTTCAGGAGGGTAGTGATTCGGTTGCTACTACTAATAGTTCAGGTATTTATAGGGTTCAGGTATCAGGAGAGAATCCTGTCCTTGTCTTTAAGCAACCTGATTATCCTGAACGAAAAGTTTCTTTAGGAGATAGAGTAACTGTTGATGTGTCATTGGGTAAAGAGAATGAGAATGTTGATGGGATTGGGAATGGAACTGAGAGAAAGAATGAAAATGTGAAATCAATAGAGGAGGTCGTTCTCAATGCAGGATATTATAAGGTTCGGGATAAAGAGAGAACGGGGAGCATTGCTAAGGTCTCTGCGAAGGATATTGAGAACCAGCCTGTCACGAATGTCCTTGCTTCAGCGCAGGGGAGGATGAGCGGGGTTTCGATCACTCAGAATTCAGGAACACCGGGAGGTGGATTTGATATTCAGATAAGAGGGAAGAACAGTATCCGTCGCGAAGGGAATGAGCCTTTGTATATTATTGACGGGATTCCTTTGGGATCTGAAACGCCATCGTTGTATTCAGTGACGATCTTACCAAATTCATCCATCAATCCTTTAAATGCGATCAATCCGAATGATATAGAAAGTTTTGAGGTATTGAAAGATGCTGATGCTACTGCAATTTACGGTAGTAGGGGAGCCAATGGGGTCATTATTGTGACGACTAAAAAGGGAAAAAAGGGCAGGACTGATCTGAAGCTGAACTCGTCCTATTCATTAAGTACGGTGGCCAATCGTATGGAAATGATGGATACGTCGCAGTATCTTCAGATGAGAAGGCAGGCTTTTCAGAATGACGGGATTGCAACAATCCCTGCCAATGCGTATGACCTGAATACGTGGGATCAGAATCGGTATACGGATTGGCAGAAGGAACTCATCGGCAGGACTGCTGATGCATCTGTGGTTCAGCTGTCATTAAGCGGTGGTTCTGATAATTCCTCATATCTGATCAGCTATGGTCATCAGGAGCAGACCACGGTTTTTCCTGCTGATTTCAGATACAGGACGAATAACATTACTGGGAATTTTACATTAAGAAGTCCTGATAAACGCCTGGAGGTAAACATGAGCAACTCATTTTCTTTCCAGAATAACAATGTTCAGAACGACGATCTGACTAAAAGGAGTCTGACCCTGAGCCCTAATGCTCCGGCACTGTACGATGAGTCAGGGAATATCAATTGGCAGAATAATACCTTCTCCAATCCTGTGGCATTGTTCAACAGTGAATATCTGAACTCGACTTCCTTTATCAACAGCGGAACCAATATTTCATATCGCCTGTTTCCTTTTATGTCATTGAAGTTCAATGGTGGGATTACCTATCAGAACTTTGAAGAGATCAGCCTGAAGCCTCACACGATGTATAATACTTCGGGTGGCTTGACTAGTGCGAATTCCATCTCATCAAAAAATAATCAGACCAACTTTTCCTATCTCCTGGAACCGCAGATCACCGCAGAGTATTCTTGGAATGATCATCGTTTTGATGTATTGGTGGGAACCACGCTTCAGCAGTCTGAAGCCCGGCAGGGTTCGATACAGGGAATAGGTTTTGAAAGCAATGCACTTATCCGGAACATAGGAGCTGCTAAAACCAAGATCGTATCTGATCAGGTGAACAGCCAGTACTTTTATACCGCTGCTTTTGCAAGGTTCAATTATCAGTTTAAGAAAAGGTATATCCTTAATCTTACGGGTAGGAGGGATGGTTCAAGCCGTTTCGGACCTGACAACCGTTTCGGGAATTTTGGAGCGGTAGGTGCCGCATGGATCTTCTCTGAGGAATCCTTTATGAAAGAACTGAGCTGGCTGAGTTTTGCCAAATTGAGGGGAAGTATGGGAACGACCGGAAATGATAAAATAGGGGATTACCAGTATCTTAATACGTACAGCATCACTACAAATATTTACAATGGGATCACAGGATTGTCACCGTCAAGGCTGTACAATCCCAACTTCAGCTGGGAAAAGACGGTGAAGAAAGAGGCAGCGATTGAATTGTCCTTTTTAAACAGCCGTATTAATATGACAGTCGCCTATTATAACAACAGTTCGTCCAATCAGCTAGTCGGCATTCCATTGCCGGCCACCGCAGGTTTTGCGTCGATTCAATCCAATCTTCCGGCAAAGGTCCAGAATACAGGATGGGAATTTGATTTTTCAGCGCAGGTGCTTAAAAGTTCACAACTGAAATACGAGACTTCATTTAATTTTTCTGTTCCAAGAAATAAGCTGTTGGAATTTCCGAATCTTGCAGGCTCTACCTACAGCAACCAATATATGATAGGTTATCCGATGTCTTTGGTGAAGGTCTATCAGTTTGAAGGGGTGGATCCGGCAACAGGTCTGTACCGTTTCAAGGATTTTAACGGGGACGGACGACTGACCTCTCCTGACGATAATCAGGTGATCGAGAAAATAGGGGTTGAATATTTCGGAGGCTGGTCCAATAATCTGCGATTCAAACAGTGGTCTGCTTCCTTTCTTTTTCAGTTTGTGAAACAGAGAAACTGGAATTACAACCGCCAGATGTTGATTCCCGGGAATATGAACAACCAACCTGTGGAAGTATTAGATGCCTGGTCGCCATACAATCCTACAGGAACTTATATGCAATACACTTCGGGGACGATTGCACAGAAAAATACCCTGCATTCTTTGTTTCAGAATTCGACGGCAGCGGTCGGCGATGCGTCATTCATAAGGCTGAAAAATGTACAGCTCAATTACAGCATCCCTGTGCAGAAGTTCGGGATCAGGGAGGCGATGATCTACGTGCAGGGACAGAACCTGCTGACCATTACCAAATATTTCGGGTTGGATCCTGAGTTTGTGGTGACCGGATTTCTTCCGCCGTTAAAGACTTATTCATTAGGATTTCAACTGACCTTTTAATTCATATAAAATCGAAAGAAATGAAAACATACATCAAACAAATTATACTCACTTTATCTTTAAGCCTGGTATTGGCTCCGGCCTCCTGTGAGAAATGGATAGAGACTGATTTTCCTAACAACCAATTACCGACCGAACTCGTCTTTGAAGATGAACAGACTGCCGAAGCTGCTTTGGCAGGGCTTTATGCCAGTCTTTGGAGTAATTCTTTATTGTCCGGTGGGGTTGAAGGGTTCGGGCTTTTGGGAGGTCTATATACCGATGATATCAGCACCGTGTACACTCCGGGGATCAACGGGGTGTCGGATATTTTTTATAATGCCCAGCTTTCAAACAATTCCGTGGTCACCAATGTCTGGACGAATGCGTATCAGCAGATCTACGCTTCCAACAGCATCATAGAGGGTGTCCGTAATTCAAAATCACTGTCCCCGGCGGTAAAGGACAGAATTACGGGTGAAGCACTTTTCGTACGTTCCTTGCTGTATTTTTATCTGCACCAGATCTATGGGGAAATTCCGTATACCGATTCCACTGACTACACCGTCAACAGCCAGCTATCGAGGATGCCTAAAAATGAGTTCATGACCAGGATTGAAACGGATATGTCAGAAGCAGTCAACCTGATTCCGACAAGCTATCGAAATGCGGAAAAGATCTATCCGAATAAATACGCTGCTTATCTTGTCCTTGCAAAAATTAAAATGCTTTTGAATAAAAACAATGAGGCAGAAGTGCTTTTACAGACTATTGTTCAGGCCTCGAACTATTCTTTTCAAAATGACATCACTAAAGTATTTCAGGCAGGAAGCCATATCATCTGGCAGCTGAAGCCAGGAAACACCAATGAGGCAACCAAAGAAGCTATCCTGTATAATTTTACGGCGGCACCCTTATCCTTTATGGTTAACCCGAATCTGGTGAGCCAGTTCTCAAATAATGATCTGAGGAAGCAACAGTACATCACTGCAGTCCCGTTCCAGACACAGACGAATTATAAAATTTCAAAATACAGAAATCTTGCAGCCAGCAATCCCAATGAATACTCCGTGATCATGCGTCTGGAGGAAGCTCAGTTTTTGCTTGCCGAAGTACTCATACTGCAGGGCAAAGTATCAGAAGCGATACCATTGATCAATAAGACAAGGCTGCGCGCCGGACTAAGTGCACTTCCGGTTAGTTTGACTGCATCAGCTGCAATGGATGAACTTCGGATCGAGAAAAGAAAAGAGCTGTTTTCGGAACAGGGAATCCGTTTTTTTGATCTTAAAAGATGGGGATTGCTGAATCAATTGACTACTGTAAAGCCCAATTGGAAGACTTTTCACGTCCAATGGCCGCTTCCCGCCAAGGAACTGCTTCTTAATCCGAAGCTAAATCCGCAAAATGAAGGATATTAACTATGGTCAACTAATGAATTATAAAGAACTTCATGGAGATTTTTAGGAAAATAGTTATCATGGTCATTATGTTCCTGATTGCACATTCTGTCTTCAAAGCACAGGAGAGTATGCGGTATTTCGAGGAATTGGTAGAAACGGAAGAAGAGATCAGGCTCCTAAGTATGTCAGATTATGGTAAATGGATTGCCTGGCAATCGGTTTACGAGAGCAGGCCTGCAGAGATGAAAGTCGCTTCTGTGAATAATTCAAAACAATTATTTACAGAAGCGGGAGCCCGGCAATGGCAGTTTGTAAGGGAAAATGAAATGGTTTACCTGCTGGGGAAGAATGCGAAATACAGAAACTTATCAAGTCAAAAAGTATCGACCTTCTTTGATGTGAGAAGTGCGGGATATTTAAAGCATTTAGACCAAGTATATATTCACCACAATGATAAATCATTCAATAGATTGGATTTTTATGATAGGGATATGAATATAGTTCAGTCTTTCTTTCATGTCAGGAGGATGGTTGAGGTCAAAAACGATGTGATGATTCTCAGGAAGAATGGTGCTGAAGATGAGTTGATAAAATATAATGGGAAAGAAGGAATAACGATTTTTAAATCACCATCTCAAATTTATTCCGTGAGTGCTTCAGGCTTGCAATCCGCAGGATGGTTGCTACGGGTACAGGGTGAGAAGGGGCTGAAAATGTTTTATGTATCGTCTGATTTATCATCAACACAACTATCCTTTGATAGCAAGAACCAATTTGACGGAATTCAACA contains:
- a CDS encoding DUF4917 family protein, which translates into the protein MKIEELQTYEQVINYLDKRKRSYHLLFGNGFSMAYDPKIFSYNALSTFIENTDDEFLKKLFKVANTKNFELIMQQLDNFVEIAKVFEIDNSFISKILEANSTLKNSLIEAVKELHPEHVFIVAEERSKSCHSFLDNFLSKGGKIYSTNYDLLMYWVLMRNASKIAIDGFGRELLNPEETKAGQEPEWSDLIWGENKNRQNIFYLHGTLPIFDTGTEIVKEEYDSRHYLLQKISDRMESKSYPIFVTAGNAQEKLNQISHNKYLAFCYDDFSNIEGSLIVFGFNFGEYDTHIIDAINKAANQGMPAANILRSVYIGVYSDESLEYLESIKDKFRCKINYFNAKTVSIWD
- a CDS encoding helix-turn-helix domain-containing protein; amino-acid sequence: MKYIDDKYFIAIADYIKLVIEEKDIDIADLAAAANVDRKQVYRLINKENIPKLSTLIRISLAAGIEPQILFALKFDFAIYMKENNILKAEPKKKKKS
- a CDS encoding SusC/RagA family TonB-linked outer membrane protein, yielding MKKNFCSLSHIQLAFSFTLLASGVAIGQMRVITGTVTDNTNNKPISGVSIFQEGSDSVATTNSSGIYRVQVSGENPVLVFKQPDYPERKVSLGDRVTVDVSLGKENENVDGIGNGTERKNENVKSIEEVVLNAGYYKVRDKERTGSIAKVSAKDIENQPVTNVLASAQGRMSGVSITQNSGTPGGGFDIQIRGKNSIRREGNEPLYIIDGIPLGSETPSLYSVTILPNSSINPLNAINPNDIESFEVLKDADATAIYGSRGANGVIIVTTKKGKKGRTDLKLNSSYSLSTVANRMEMMDTSQYLQMRRQAFQNDGIATIPANAYDLNTWDQNRYTDWQKELIGRTADASVVQLSLSGGSDNSSYLISYGHQEQTTVFPADFRYRTNNITGNFTLRSPDKRLEVNMSNSFSFQNNNVQNDDLTKRSLTLSPNAPALYDESGNINWQNNTFSNPVALFNSEYLNSTSFINSGTNISYRLFPFMSLKFNGGITYQNFEEISLKPHTMYNTSGGLTSANSISSKNNQTNFSYLLEPQITAEYSWNDHRFDVLVGTTLQQSEARQGSIQGIGFESNALIRNIGAAKTKIVSDQVNSQYFYTAAFARFNYQFKKRYILNLTGRRDGSSRFGPDNRFGNFGAVGAAWIFSEESFMKELSWLSFAKLRGSMGTTGNDKIGDYQYLNTYSITTNIYNGITGLSPSRLYNPNFSWEKTVKKEAAIELSFLNSRINMTVAYYNNSSSNQLVGIPLPATAGFASIQSNLPAKVQNTGWEFDFSAQVLKSSQLKYETSFNFSVPRNKLLEFPNLAGSTYSNQYMIGYPMSLVKVYQFEGVDPATGLYRFKDFNGDGRLTSPDDNQVIEKIGVEYFGGWSNNLRFKQWSASFLFQFVKQRNWNYNRQMLIPGNMNNQPVEVLDAWSPYNPTGTYMQYTSGTIAQKNTLHSLFQNSTAAVGDASFIRLKNVQLNYSIPVQKFGIREAMIYVQGQNLLTITKYFGLDPEFVVTGFLPPLKTYSLGFQLTF
- a CDS encoding RagB/SusD family nutrient uptake outer membrane protein → MYTPGINGVSDIFYNAQLSNNSVVTNVWTNAYQQIYASNSIIEGVRNSKSLSPAVKDRITGEALFVRSLLYFYLHQIYGEIPYTDSTDYTVNSQLSRMPKNEFMTRIETDMSEAVNLIPTSYRNAEKIYPNKYAAYLVLAKIKMLLNKNNEAEVLLQTIVQASNYSFQNDITKVFQAGSHIIWQLKPGNTNEATKEAILYNFTAAPLSFMVNPNLVSQFSNNDLRKQQYITAVPFQTQTNYKISKYRNLAASNPNEYSVIMRLEEAQFLLAEVLILQGKVSEAIPLINKTRLRAGLSALPVSLTASAAMDELRIEKRKELFSEQGIRFFDLKRWGLLNQLTTVKPNWKTFHVQWPLPAKELLLNPKLNPQNEGY